From Kiritimatiellales bacterium, a single genomic window includes:
- the rpsC gene encoding 30S ribosomal protein S3, translating into MGQKVNPIGLRIAVNKNWRSRWFAGKKEFADLLQEDIKIREAVGKRLKDAAISGIFIERYANRVRVTIRTARPGLVIGRKGEDIERLRESLGKMTKKEVYIEIDEVKTPDLDAKLVAENIALQLERRVSFRRAMKRAIQMAMENGADGIKVMASGRLGGAELSRTESYKEGKIPLHTLRANIDYGTAEADTVAGKIGIKVWICKKAEKAEA; encoded by the coding sequence TTGGGACAGAAAGTAAATCCAATTGGACTCCGTATCGCGGTGAATAAAAACTGGCGTTCACGCTGGTTCGCCGGGAAAAAGGAGTTTGCTGATCTGCTTCAGGAGGATATCAAAATTCGTGAAGCTGTAGGGAAGCGTCTGAAGGATGCAGCGATTTCCGGTATTTTTATCGAACGTTATGCCAACCGCGTCCGCGTGACGATCCGCACTGCCCGTCCGGGACTGGTGATCGGCCGCAAGGGCGAAGACATTGAGCGGCTGCGCGAGTCGCTTGGTAAAATGACGAAAAAAGAGGTGTACATCGAAATCGATGAAGTGAAAACTCCCGATCTGGATGCCAAACTGGTTGCAGAAAATATTGCACTGCAGCTTGAGCGCCGTGTGTCATTCCGCCGTGCAATGAAGCGCGCCATTCAAATGGCAATGGAAAACGGAGCAGATGGAATTAAAGTGATGGCTTCCGGCCGTCTGGGCGGTGCTGAGCTGTCCCGTACGGAAAGCTACAAAGAAGGTAAAATCCCGTTACATACACTGCGTGCAAATATCGACTACGGCACTGCTGAAGCCGATACTGTTGCTGGAAAAATCGGGATCAAAGTGTGGATTTGTAAGAAGGCCGAAAAGGCGGAAGCGTAG
- the rplP gene encoding 50S ribosomal protein L16, whose protein sequence is MPLMPKRVKFRKVQKGSRRGLSTAGTTLAFGEFGLQALERAWITNIQIEACRVAINRSLKRRGKLWIRIFPDKPYSKKPLEVRMGKGKGGVEGWVSVVKPGRMLFELDGITEAQARVAMRLAATKLPIRVRFVSRHATV, encoded by the coding sequence ATGCCTTTAATGCCAAAACGTGTTAAATTTCGCAAAGTCCAGAAGGGCTCGCGCCGGGGCCTTTCCACCGCCGGCACAACGCTGGCGTTTGGAGAGTTCGGCCTGCAGGCACTGGAGCGCGCCTGGATTACTAATATCCAGATTGAGGCGTGCCGTGTGGCAATTAACCGCAGCCTGAAACGTCGCGGTAAACTGTGGATTCGCATTTTTCCTGATAAACCGTACAGTAAAAAACCGCTTGAGGTTCGTATGGGTAAAGGTAAGGGCGGTGTGGAAGGCTGGGTTTCGGTTGTGAAACCGGGACGTATGCTGTTCGAGCTCGACGGTATCACAGAAGCGCAGGCGCGTGTTGCAATGCGTTTGGCCGCTACCAAACTACCGATTCGCGTACGGTTTGTTTCGCGTCATGCAACTGTTTAA
- the rpmC gene encoding 50S ribosomal protein L29, with protein sequence MKKLKQLKELSPAELEQQLGDAKKELFKLRMQQVSGQLENPLRIRTVRRQIARIRTSINQAVKGEG encoded by the coding sequence ATGAAAAAACTAAAACAACTTAAAGAGCTGTCACCTGCTGAACTGGAGCAGCAGCTTGGCGATGCGAAAAAAGAACTGTTCAAGCTGCGCATGCAGCAGGTGTCCGGTCAGCTGGAAAATCCGTTGCGGATCCGGACAGTTCGTCGACAGATTGCCCGCATTAGAACAAGTATAAATCAGGCTGTGAAAGGCGAGGGGTAA
- the rpsQ gene encoding 30S ribosomal protein S17, whose translation METRGHRKVREGRVCSAMGNKSIAVLIERRVRHPLLGKELRVSKKIHAHDEQNEAKVGDVVRVMETRPVSKLKRWRLVEVLSK comes from the coding sequence ATGGAGACAAGAGGTCATCGTAAAGTGCGGGAAGGTCGCGTATGCAGTGCAATGGGGAATAAATCCATCGCTGTACTCATTGAGCGCCGGGTGCGGCATCCGCTGCTGGGTAAAGAGTTGCGCGTATCAAAGAAGATCCATGCACACGACGAACAGAACGAGGCGAAAGTCGGTGATGTGGTCCGTGTAATGGAAACCCGTCCGGTCAGCAAACTGAAACGCTGGCGTCTGGTTGAAGTTCTTTCTAAATAA
- the rplN gene encoding 50S ribosomal protein L14 — protein MIQVQSRLSVADNTGARSVMCIRVMKTKRSYAKVGEIIKVTVKEAQPGGVVKKGDVVEAVIVRTKAPIRRRDGTVLRFDSNAAVIIDGNKNPRGTRIFGPVARELRDGNFMKVVSLAPEVL, from the coding sequence ATGATTCAGGTACAAAGCAGATTGAGTGTAGCGGATAACACGGGCGCCCGCAGCGTGATGTGTATCCGGGTAATGAAGACCAAACGCAGTTATGCGAAGGTCGGTGAAATTATCAAGGTCACAGTAAAAGAAGCCCAACCCGGCGGCGTCGTTAAAAAAGGTGATGTGGTTGAGGCGGTGATCGTCCGCACGAAAGCGCCGATCCGCCGCAGGGACGGTACAGTGCTGCGTTTCGACAGCAACGCAGCAGTGATTATTGATGGTAATAAGAATCCGCGCGGAACCCGTATCTTCGGGCCGGTCGCCCGCGAATTGCGTGACGGCAACTTCATGAAAGTTGTTTCGCTTGCGCCGGAAGTTCTTTAG
- the rplX gene encoding 50S ribosomal protein L24: MAAARIKKGDTVEVIAGNDKGKTGKVLQVMAGGERALVEGVNFVKKHMRKTQDNPNGAIIDKEAPLHISNLKKA, translated from the coding sequence ATGGCAGCAGCACGTATTAAAAAAGGTGATACGGTGGAAGTCATTGCCGGCAACGACAAAGGCAAAACCGGAAAAGTCCTTCAGGTGATGGCGGGCGGTGAGCGCGCGCTGGTTGAAGGTGTGAATTTTGTGAAAAAGCACATGCGGAAGACTCAGGATAATCCGAATGGCGCGATCATTGATAAAGAAGCGCCGCTTCACATATCGAATCTGAAGAAGGCATAA
- the rplE gene encoding 50S ribosomal protein L5 — protein MKKKYREVAVPELQKKFSYANPMQIPRLSKITINVSVGMQYDRDALQAVLDDVAKLSGQRPSTIKAKRSVSNFKLREGVSLAGKVTLRGNRMYEFLDRLINIALPRIRDFRGIPAKSFDGHGNYTLGVKEQIIFPEINPDHVRKVHGMDVTFVTTAETNEEAYELLRLLGMPFENKNKGGQQ, from the coding sequence ATGAAGAAAAAATATCGCGAGGTTGCAGTGCCGGAACTTCAGAAAAAGTTCAGCTATGCAAACCCGATGCAAATCCCGAGACTGTCAAAGATTACAATTAATGTATCCGTTGGTATGCAATACGATCGCGATGCATTGCAGGCGGTTCTCGATGATGTAGCGAAACTCAGCGGACAGCGTCCAAGCACGATCAAGGCGAAGAGAAGTGTTTCGAATTTTAAACTCCGTGAAGGCGTTTCGCTGGCCGGCAAAGTGACTCTGCGCGGAAACCGGATGTATGAATTTCTCGATCGTTTGATTAATATCGCACTTCCGCGTATTCGCGACTTTCGCGGAATTCCGGCAAAATCATTCGATGGGCACGGCAACTATACGCTCGGCGTGAAAGAGCAGATCATTTTTCCGGAAATTAATCCGGATCATGTCCGTAAAGTACACGGCATGGATGTGACATTTGTTACAACGGCTGAAACCAATGAAGAAGCATATGAGCTTCTCCGCCTGCTCGGTATGCCGTTTGAAAACAAGAATAAAGGTGGACAGCAATGA
- the rpsH gene encoding 30S ribosomal protein S8, whose translation MILSDPISDMLTRIRNANMAGHNKVQIPHSRMKSEIARILKQEGYIKDFTTEKVEGKPTLVLFLKYSNDLKPVIQGLRRVSRPSCRHYVTSSSIPRVLGGIGLAILSTSSGILSDTEARKVRVGGEVLCYIW comes from the coding sequence ATGATATTGAGCGATCCGATTTCCGACATGCTCACCCGTATCCGCAATGCGAATATGGCGGGGCATAACAAAGTGCAGATACCGCATTCCAGAATGAAGAGCGAGATTGCCCGTATTCTGAAACAGGAAGGTTATATCAAGGATTTCACAACGGAGAAAGTTGAGGGCAAACCGACGCTGGTTCTGTTTCTTAAATATTCCAATGATTTGAAGCCGGTGATTCAGGGCTTGCGCCGCGTGAGCCGCCCGAGCTGCCGGCACTATGTAACGTCCAGCAGCATTCCGCGCGTTCTTGGCGGAATCGGTTTGGCCATTTTGAGTACATCCTCCGGCATCCTCTCTGATACAGAAGCGCGCAAAGTG